The following proteins are encoded in a genomic region of Synechococcus sp. CBW1002:
- a CDS encoding Gfo/Idh/MocA family protein: protein MIDASAPLRVGLLGVGRFGQLHAAVLAALPEVQLAAIADTNVERRCEVADRHRVPRRYSAAEELLADPDLDAFVIVTPDEQHSSQGLQAVATGRPVFIEKPLAASWQEAEQLRQAATASGSLLQTGLILRYELQHALLQEQLATGGFGELVSLRAKRNCSAAWFEGVADRAHTVFETLIHDIDLLLWFSGSQASRVMAMERRFGSHLSPEGCFALIQFASGCVGIVETSWFVPAQAPANVITETWQGTIDAELAVVGTRRTAQLRLLDGPLQIWGEQRQHCPDGLLWPQRQGRVLGALREELRDFVTAARSGIPSATASLSQAIEGLRIAEAIVESVRTGQTVTLMPR, encoded by the coding sequence GTGATCGACGCTTCTGCGCCCTTGCGGGTCGGACTGCTCGGTGTCGGCCGCTTCGGCCAGCTCCACGCGGCGGTGTTGGCTGCTCTCCCAGAGGTGCAACTGGCGGCCATCGCCGATACCAACGTCGAACGGCGGTGCGAAGTGGCCGATCGGCATCGGGTGCCCAGGCGCTACAGCGCAGCCGAAGAGCTCCTCGCTGATCCGGATCTGGATGCCTTCGTGATCGTCACCCCCGATGAACAGCACAGCAGCCAGGGCCTTCAGGCCGTGGCCACTGGCCGGCCGGTGTTCATCGAAAAACCCCTGGCGGCCTCCTGGCAGGAGGCCGAGCAGCTGCGGCAGGCAGCGACTGCTTCCGGCAGCCTGCTGCAGACCGGCCTGATCCTGCGCTACGAGCTGCAGCATGCCCTGCTGCAGGAGCAGCTGGCGACGGGGGGCTTCGGTGAGCTGGTGTCGCTGCGGGCGAAGCGCAACTGCAGCGCCGCCTGGTTTGAGGGTGTGGCCGATCGGGCCCACACCGTGTTTGAAACCTTGATCCACGACATCGACCTGCTGCTCTGGTTCAGCGGCAGCCAGGCCAGCCGCGTGATGGCGATGGAGCGGCGCTTCGGGAGCCACCTTTCCCCTGAGGGCTGCTTCGCGCTGATCCAGTTCGCCAGCGGCTGCGTGGGGATTGTGGAAACCAGCTGGTTCGTGCCTGCCCAGGCCCCGGCCAACGTGATCACGGAGACGTGGCAGGGCACGATCGATGCCGAGCTGGCCGTGGTGGGAACGCGCCGCACCGCTCAGCTGCGCCTGCTGGATGGTCCCCTGCAGATCTGGGGCGAGCAGCGGCAGCACTGCCCCGACGGGCTGCTCTGGCCCCAGCGGCAGGGCCGGGTGCTGGGCGCCCTGCGGGAGGAACTGCGCGATTTCGTGACCGCAGCCCGCTCGGGCATCCCCTCGGCCACCGCTTCCCTGAGCCAGGCAATCGAGGGTCTGCGCATCGCCGAGGCGATCGTGGAGTCGGTACGCACCGGCCAGACGGTCACCCTGATGCCGCGCTGA
- a CDS encoding cupin domain-containing protein, with the protein MTCARIVTPSQRPAPNRVAGFDIQALISGDEAQAFEAFYTSGNNGTGPAPHCHPWDETFFVIRGPVVFGLGHQEQPIEAGTLLHVPGGERHWWRFEVEGEFLSFTSGRQAAAMYRDLATLRADAPKSEYRAVAIRHGQQARPT; encoded by the coding sequence ATGACCTGTGCGCGCATCGTTACGCCCTCGCAACGGCCAGCGCCCAACCGGGTTGCAGGATTTGACATCCAGGCCCTGATTTCGGGAGACGAGGCCCAGGCGTTCGAGGCCTTTTACACCAGCGGCAACAATGGCACCGGACCGGCACCCCATTGCCATCCCTGGGATGAAACGTTCTTCGTCATCAGGGGGCCGGTGGTGTTCGGCCTGGGGCATCAGGAGCAGCCGATCGAAGCAGGCACGCTTCTGCATGTGCCGGGGGGTGAGCGGCACTGGTGGCGCTTCGAGGTGGAAGGAGAATTCCTTTCGTTCACCTCTGGCAGGCAGGCTGCGGCCATGTACCGGGACCTGGCGACCTTGCGAGCCGATGCCCCCAAGTCGGAGTATCGGGCCGTGGCCATTCGCCACGGCCAGCAGGCACGGCCTACCTGA
- a CDS encoding transposase, whose product MSKRRTHSPEFKARVAMEAISGRKTIQEIAADHAIHPIQVSQWKRQLLDGASELFTRGKKTKDKEEGQAKEAELFQQIGRLQMELEWLKKKSQLL is encoded by the coding sequence ATGAGCAAGCGCCGCACCCACAGCCCCGAGTTCAAGGCCAGGGTCGCCATGGAGGCGATCAGTGGCCGCAAGACGATCCAGGAGATCGCCGCCGACCACGCCATCCACCCGATCCAGGTGAGCCAGTGGAAGCGGCAGCTCCTGGACGGTGCCAGCGAGCTCTTCACCCGAGGCAAGAAGACCAAGGACAAGGAGGAGGGGCAGGCCAAGGAGGCGGAGCTGTTCCAGCAGATCGGACGGCTGCAGATGGAGCTGGAGTGGCTCAAAAAAAAGTCTCAACTGCTCTGA
- a CDS encoding IS3 family transposase, whose translation MSRQCALLGLPRSTLYYRPTPVRVSTLRIMARIDALYLEDPCSGSRRMVDYLAQDGIPISRDRVRNLMRRMGLRAIYQKPRTTVPGDPSVRFPCLVDLTQVTSVDQVWATDITYIPLQKGFLYLVAIMDLHSRHVLSWRLSNSLDTKFCLEALEMALGGGRRPEIFHSDQGCQFTSADFVARLKGERIQISWSGRKRCYDNILVERLWRTVKYEEVYLRAYSDGWDAEISLARFLWRYCHVRPHSSLGGKTPHAVYTEAEPCSTRPGLTMSGAGTVQ comes from the coding sequence ATCAGCAGGCAGTGTGCGCTGCTGGGGCTGCCTCGATCCACGCTGTACTACCGGCCGACACCGGTCCGTGTATCGACGCTGCGGATCATGGCCAGGATCGATGCTCTCTACCTGGAGGATCCCTGCAGCGGCAGCCGCCGGATGGTGGACTATCTGGCCCAAGATGGTATCCCGATCAGCCGAGATCGAGTGCGAAACCTCATGCGGCGCATGGGATTACGGGCGATCTACCAGAAGCCCCGGACGACGGTTCCAGGTGATCCGTCCGTGCGGTTCCCCTGCCTGGTGGACCTCACGCAGGTCACGTCGGTGGATCAGGTCTGGGCGACCGACATCACCTACATCCCTCTGCAGAAAGGGTTCCTCTATCTGGTGGCGATCATGGATCTCCATTCCAGGCATGTGCTCAGCTGGAGGCTCTCCAACAGCCTTGACACGAAGTTCTGTCTGGAGGCCCTGGAGATGGCCTTGGGAGGCGGCCGTAGGCCAGAGATCTTCCACTCCGATCAAGGCTGTCAGTTCACGTCCGCTGACTTTGTGGCCAGACTCAAAGGGGAGCGGATCCAGATCAGCTGGTCCGGCAGAAAGCGGTGCTACGACAACATCCTTGTTGAACGGCTGTGGAGGACTGTCAAGTACGAGGAGGTCTACCTACGGGCATACAGCGATGGCTGGGACGCTGAAATCAGCCTGGCCCGCTTCCTGTGGCGGTATTGCCATGTAAGACCTCACAGTTCCCTTGGAGGCAAAACTCCCCACGCGGTCTACACTGAGGCCGAACCATGTTCCACCCGTCCTGGGTTAACGATGTCAGGGGCCGGAACTGTCCAATAA
- the istB gene encoding IS21-like element helper ATPase IstB, producing the protein MEAALPLLLKQLKLARFRSHWQPLADQADAQGWSPGQFLYALCEQELEQRQIARQQRLLRGAHLPWQKGLDGFDHQHLEPHHWQELQGLTRQTTWLLQAENLLLFGPSGVGKTHLAIAITMAMAAQDQACRFFPATTLVQLLQKAKAAYDLPAMLQKLDRYALLVIDDISYVRRSELETSVLFELICHRYERKSLLVTSNQPFREWDDIFPSGSMTVAAVDRLVHHCHIIGIKGESYRQKAAAARVSKDSSNPPT; encoded by the coding sequence GTGGAAGCGGCGCTGCCGCTCCTGCTCAAACAGCTGAAACTGGCGCGCTTCCGCAGTCACTGGCAGCCGCTGGCCGATCAGGCTGATGCCCAGGGCTGGAGCCCGGGCCAGTTCCTCTACGCCCTCTGTGAGCAGGAACTGGAACAACGGCAGATTGCCCGCCAGCAACGCCTGCTGCGCGGTGCCCATCTCCCGTGGCAGAAAGGTCTCGATGGCTTTGACCACCAGCACCTCGAGCCCCACCACTGGCAGGAGCTCCAAGGCCTGACGCGGCAGACCACCTGGCTCCTGCAGGCGGAGAACCTGCTGCTGTTTGGTCCCAGCGGTGTGGGCAAGACCCACCTGGCCATTGCCATCACGATGGCAATGGCGGCGCAGGACCAGGCCTGCCGCTTCTTCCCGGCCACCACGCTGGTGCAGCTGCTGCAGAAGGCCAAGGCGGCCTACGACCTGCCGGCGATGCTCCAGAAGCTCGATCGCTATGCCCTGCTGGTGATCGACGACATCTCCTACGTGCGCCGCAGCGAACTGGAGACCTCGGTGCTGTTTGAGCTGATCTGCCACCGCTACGAGCGGAAATCCCTGCTGGTGACCAGCAACCAGCCGTTCCGGGAGTGGGACGACATCTTCCCGAGCGGATCGATGACCGTGGCCGCGGTGGACCGGTTGGTGCACCACTGCCACATCATCGGGATCAAGGGCGAGAGCTACCGGCAGAAGGCAGCTGCCGCAAGGGTTTCCAAGGATTCCAGCAACCCGCCAACGTAA
- the istA gene encoding IS21 family transposase, translating into MPAPLTAQQIALYMSKRRAGSRQEVAAAAAGISVSSAHRIDAGRLQPKAAKPRGRRRPDPLAEVWEPLLLPLLERHPALTPTTLLEHLQEQKPDQDWSSLKRTLQRRVQQWKALHGPAPEVMFPLAYQPGEIGFCDFTRLKRVAITLRGEPFPHLLFHYRLAWSGWAYGQLIHGGESFVALSEGLQNALAACGGVPKELRTDRLSAASRNRDGSYALDITPRHQALCAHYGLSASRNNRGVAHENGIVEAPHGHVKRRLEQKLILRGSSDFEEPAEYAQLLAEVFRALNAPRQWRYEQELEHLGPLPAFRFADYELLTVRVRSTSTIEVRQVIYSVPPTLIGRQVMVRLHHDRLVVFLDSDWVCQLPRLYGASGGKRAWCIDLEHLIDALRAKPRALLHCRYQRYLFPDSRWWDFWQQLLVGGDRDAAARLMVEALYVAVRVASYALVLAFLEQAQRRQTLSLSALQQRFRVPPRCQSLPDPAIPQHLLATYDHLVPMPALCGGGSGAAAPAQTAETGALPQSLAAAGRSG; encoded by the coding sequence ATGCCTGCTCCCCTCACCGCTCAACAGATTGCGCTGTACATGTCCAAACGACGAGCCGGCAGCCGCCAGGAGGTGGCTGCCGCAGCGGCGGGCATTTCGGTGAGCAGTGCCCACCGCATTGATGCTGGCCGCCTCCAACCCAAAGCCGCCAAGCCCCGTGGCCGGCGGCGGCCCGATCCATTGGCTGAGGTCTGGGAGCCCCTGTTGCTGCCGCTTCTGGAGCGCCATCCAGCCCTGACGCCCACCACCCTGCTGGAGCACCTGCAGGAGCAGAAGCCAGATCAAGACTGGAGTTCGCTCAAACGCACCCTGCAGCGGCGGGTGCAGCAGTGGAAGGCCTTGCACGGTCCAGCGCCGGAGGTGATGTTCCCGCTGGCCTACCAGCCTGGAGAGATCGGCTTCTGCGATTTCACCCGGCTGAAACGGGTGGCGATCACCCTGCGCGGCGAACCATTTCCCCACCTGCTGTTCCACTACCGCCTGGCCTGGAGCGGCTGGGCTTATGGGCAACTCATCCATGGTGGCGAGAGCTTTGTCGCCCTTTCAGAAGGGCTGCAGAACGCCCTGGCCGCCTGCGGTGGGGTGCCCAAGGAGCTGCGCACCGATCGACTGTCGGCCGCCAGCCGCAATCGGGATGGCAGCTACGCCCTCGACATCACCCCCCGCCACCAGGCGCTCTGCGCCCACTACGGCCTCAGTGCCAGCCGCAATAACCGCGGCGTGGCTCACGAGAACGGCATCGTCGAGGCGCCCCACGGCCATGTGAAACGTCGGCTGGAGCAGAAGCTGATCCTGCGCGGCAGCTCCGATTTCGAGGAGCCCGCCGAATACGCCCAGCTGCTCGCTGAGGTGTTCCGTGCCCTCAACGCCCCCCGCCAGTGGCGTTACGAGCAGGAGCTGGAGCACCTGGGGCCCCTGCCGGCCTTCCGCTTTGCCGACTACGAGCTGCTCACAGTGCGGGTGCGCAGCACCAGCACGATCGAGGTGCGGCAGGTGATCTACTCCGTGCCGCCCACCCTGATCGGCCGCCAGGTCATGGTGCGGCTGCACCACGACCGGCTGGTGGTGTTCCTGGACAGCGACTGGGTCTGCCAGCTCCCCCGCCTCTATGGCGCCTCTGGTGGCAAGCGGGCCTGGTGCATCGATCTGGAGCACCTGATCGACGCCCTGCGGGCCAAGCCCCGGGCCCTGCTCCATTGCCGCTACCAGCGCTACCTCTTTCCTGATTCCCGCTGGTGGGACTTCTGGCAGCAACTCCTGGTCGGCGGTGACCGTGACGCCGCTGCCCGGCTGATGGTCGAGGCCCTGTATGTGGCGGTGCGGGTGGCCTCCTATGCGCTGGTGCTCGCCTTCCTGGAGCAGGCCCAACGCCGCCAGACCCTTTCGCTGTCGGCTCTGCAGCAGCGATTCCGCGTTCCTCCCCGTTGCCAGAGCCTCCCCGATCCCGCCATCCCCCAACACCTGCTGGCTACCTATGACCACCTCGTCCCCATGCCCGCGCTCTGCGGCGGTGGAAGCGGCGCTGCCGCTCCTGCTCAAACAGCTGAAACTGGCGCGCTTCCGCAGTCACTGGCAGCCGCTGGCCGATCAGGCTGA
- a CDS encoding IS66 family transposase, whose translation MGAPPAGISEVDWLSWPAGAREFILAQQEEMVQLRVQLTALATELAHLRERIGRSSRNSSKPPSSDGQGFRPPERRKGSGRKRGGQPGHPGSGPELLPIERVDEVVEHHPQACRRCGTLLQGQDPEPLRHQVIEIPPITPLVIEHRLHRLVCPCCSTSTCASLPAEVEVSHYGPRLSALVGLLGSAFPLSFSKTQALLDQLLGVQISRGAMATIRQRLSAALEQPMQEALAFARQQSVVYVDETGAPTGNADGGNPDGRRGWEWVMVTAMGVTVFLQSLSRSAAAAIDLLGNAFGGIVVSDRFSAYNHLPLEQRQLCWAHVIRDLTAIADRQGASGEIGAELLGLQQQLFAQWHRYKDGTIDWSTLQQGCRPIRQAFVGTLQRVVELGCQRGERTPWAKTVRTCHQLLQVSDGLWTFLEIEGIEPTNNAAERALRHSVIQRKISHGVQSRQGAICRSRLLTVTTSLRQQGRDIWQFLEQALIAHHRGGEMPSLLPNP comes from the coding sequence ATGGGCGCCCCTCCTGCTGGCATTTCCGAGGTGGACTGGTTGTCGTGGCCAGCTGGTGCCAGGGAGTTCATTCTGGCTCAACAGGAGGAGATGGTGCAGCTCCGCGTCCAGCTCACCGCCCTGGCGACCGAACTGGCCCATCTGCGCGAGCGGATCGGCCGCAGCTCCCGCAATTCTTCCAAGCCTCCCTCCAGTGATGGCCAGGGGTTTAGGCCGCCCGAACGACGCAAGGGCAGTGGCCGCAAGCGCGGCGGCCAGCCGGGCCATCCCGGATCTGGGCCGGAGCTGCTGCCGATCGAGCGGGTGGATGAGGTGGTCGAGCACCACCCCCAGGCCTGCCGCCGCTGCGGCACGTTGCTACAGGGTCAGGATCCCGAGCCCTTGAGGCACCAGGTGATCGAGATTCCACCGATCACGCCTCTGGTGATCGAGCACCGGCTGCACCGCCTGGTCTGCCCCTGCTGTTCCACCAGCACCTGTGCCTCGTTACCGGCGGAGGTGGAAGTAAGCCATTACGGTCCCCGGCTCAGTGCTCTGGTGGGTCTGCTGGGTAGTGCCTTCCCGTTGAGTTTCAGCAAGACCCAGGCGCTGCTGGATCAGCTGCTGGGGGTACAGATCAGCCGGGGAGCGATGGCCACTATCCGCCAGCGCTTGAGTGCAGCACTGGAGCAGCCCATGCAGGAGGCCCTTGCGTTTGCCCGTCAGCAGTCGGTGGTCTATGTCGATGAAACCGGTGCCCCCACCGGTAATGCCGATGGGGGCAACCCCGATGGCCGGCGCGGCTGGGAGTGGGTCATGGTGACCGCCATGGGGGTGACAGTGTTCTTGCAGAGCCTGAGCCGCTCGGCTGCCGCCGCGATCGACCTGCTCGGGAATGCCTTTGGCGGAATTGTGGTGAGCGATCGCTTCTCCGCCTACAACCATCTCCCGCTGGAGCAGCGCCAGCTGTGCTGGGCGCACGTGATCCGCGATCTCACCGCCATCGCTGACCGTCAGGGCGCCAGCGGTGAGATTGGAGCGGAGCTGCTGGGCCTGCAGCAGCAGCTGTTTGCCCAGTGGCACCGCTACAAAGACGGAACGATCGACTGGTCCACGTTGCAGCAGGGCTGTCGGCCGATCCGCCAGGCGTTTGTGGGCACGCTGCAGCGGGTTGTGGAGCTGGGCTGCCAGCGCGGCGAGCGAACGCCGTGGGCCAAGACGGTGCGTACCTGCCATCAGTTGCTGCAAGTGAGCGATGGCCTCTGGACCTTCCTGGAGATTGAAGGGATCGAGCCCACCAACAACGCAGCCGAGCGTGCCCTGCGCCATTCGGTGATTCAGCGCAAGATCAGCCATGGCGTCCAATCCCGCCAGGGTGCAATCTGCCGCAGCAGGTTGCTCACGGTCACCACCAGCCTGCGGCAACAGGGCCGTGATATCTGGCAGTTCCTGGAGCAGGCCTTGATCGCCCATCATCGTGGCGGTGAGATGCCATCGCTGTTGCCGAATCCCTGA
- a CDS encoding IS3 family transposase, whose amino-acid sequence MRKLVDHDHPELSISRQCALLGLPRSTLYYRPTPVRVSTLRIMARIDALYLEDPCSGSRRMVDYLAQDGIPISRDRVRNLMRRMGLRAIYQKPRTTVPGDPSVRFPYLVDLTQVTSVDQVWATDITYIPLQKGFLYLVAIMDLHSRHVLSWRLSNSLDTKFCLEALEMALGGGRRPEIFHSDQGCQFTSADFVARLKGERIQISWSGRKRCYDNILVERLWRTVKYEEVYLRAYSDGWDAEISLARFLWRYCHVRPHSSLGGKTPHAVYTEAEPCSTRPGLTMSGAGTVQ is encoded by the coding sequence CTGCGCAAGCTGGTCGATCACGACCACCCCGAGCTCAGCATCAGCAGGCAGTGTGCGCTGCTGGGGCTGCCTCGATCCACGCTGTACTACCGGCCGACACCGGTCCGTGTATCGACGCTGCGGATCATGGCCAGGATCGATGCTCTCTACCTGGAGGATCCCTGCAGCGGCAGCCGCCGGATGGTGGACTATCTGGCCCAAGATGGTATCCCGATCAGCCGAGATCGAGTGCGAAACCTCATGCGGCGCATGGGATTACGGGCGATCTACCAGAAGCCCCGGACGACGGTTCCAGGTGATCCGTCCGTGCGGTTCCCCTACCTGGTGGACCTCACGCAGGTCACGTCGGTGGATCAGGTCTGGGCGACCGACATCACCTACATCCCTCTGCAGAAAGGGTTCCTCTATCTGGTGGCGATCATGGATCTCCATTCCAGGCATGTGCTCAGCTGGAGGCTCTCCAACAGCCTTGACACGAAGTTCTGTCTGGAGGCCCTGGAGATGGCCTTGGGAGGCGGCCGTAGGCCAGAGATCTTCCACTCCGATCAAGGCTGTCAGTTCACGTCCGCTGACTTTGTGGCCAGACTCAAAGGGGAGCGGATCCAGATCAGCTGGTCCGGCAGAAAGCGGTGCTACGACAACATCCTTGTTGAACGGCTGTGGAGGACTGTCAAGTACGAGGAGGTCTACCTACGGGCATACAGCGATGGCTGGGACGCTGAAATCAGCCTGGCCCGCTTCCTGTGGCGGTATTGCCATGTAAGACCTCACAGTTCCCTTGGAGGCAAAACTCCCCACGCGGTCTACACTGAGGCCGAACCATGTTCCACCCGTCCTGGGTTAACGATGTCAGGGGCCGGAACTGTCCAATAA
- a CDS encoding amidohydrolase family protein, giving the protein MFRSPYTVGDDHLIAAHRFSIEHNCPLITHLAESRHEVLESIRLKGLRPVEHLARLGVLSENMVAAHVVWAEDHELDLLAHYGVGVVHNPQSNMKLASGVAPLPQMLSRNMGVGIGTDGSASNNDLSLWEEIDTAAKLHKLFTYDPKVVSAQEAFELATIRGARALHMDHMIGSLEVGKRADLVVLQMDPIDQIPLRSIYSALVYATKANDVCDLMVDGRVLLRDRQLTTLDEDLIREQGLVLRRQIIERLQLSV; this is encoded by the coding sequence TTGTTCAGGAGTCCCTACACCGTTGGGGATGACCATCTGATTGCAGCACACCGTTTCTCTATTGAACACAATTGTCCGCTGATCACCCACCTTGCAGAGAGTCGGCATGAGGTGTTGGAGAGTATCCGACTTAAAGGTCTAAGACCTGTGGAACATCTAGCGCGCCTTGGGGTACTCAGCGAGAACATGGTTGCGGCGCATGTTGTGTGGGCTGAAGACCATGAACTCGATCTATTGGCACACTATGGCGTTGGTGTAGTGCACAACCCTCAATCGAATATGAAACTCGCATCGGGGGTAGCACCGCTGCCGCAGATGTTGTCGCGCAATATGGGTGTCGGTATCGGCACCGACGGATCAGCCTCAAACAACGACCTAAGCCTCTGGGAGGAAATCGACACCGCTGCCAAGTTGCATAAGCTATTCACTTACGACCCCAAGGTGGTTTCAGCCCAGGAAGCGTTTGAGCTCGCCACGATTCGAGGTGCAAGAGCCTTACATATGGATCATATGATTGGCTCTCTGGAGGTGGGTAAGCGTGCAGATCTTGTCGTGCTGCAGATGGATCCCATCGACCAGATTCCCCTTCGAAGCATCTATTCGGCACTGGTCTATGCTACGAAGGCCAACGATGTCTGCGATTTGATGGTCGATGGACGTGTCCTCTTGCGCGATCGCCAGTTAACCACCCTCGATGAGGATCTGATAAGAGAACAAGGGCTTGTGCTTCGACGACAGATTATTGAACGACTTCAGCTCTCTGTCTGA
- a CDS encoding IS5 family transposase, whose protein sequence is MYRRHNNGQISIKEFHLPFGGTLDPENRWVQLEGLIPWDELEETYAPQFSATIGAPAKSVRMAFGALYIKQKLGLTDEETVHQIRENAYIQFFLGFAGYTAKAPFDASMMVHFRKRFSDEDLRRINELVVQRGKEILLEALAQAADDDDHDDRDSSGGGAQLELDALIKPADWPEGKNWGTLTIDASCTPADITYPRDLKLLNEARTTTERVIDDLCSQSSGFRRHRPRYDRGLARAHFLRVAKQKRPRRRKVKAAIKHQLGYVRQNLKAIDALIGCGARLSELKRHWWQKLLACSELERQQGLLLASQTNSIPDRLVNLVQTHIRPMVRGKARAAVEFGAKISVSVQNGFPFLHRISWNPYNEGEDLIAQAEKYKLDTGSYPERICADRIYITAKNRHFCTRNGIRLSGKRLGRPPKDPDVTTAHKHQLRSDQARRNEVEGVFGSGKRKYSLDLIMARLPAGAESSISMAFVVMCAEKVLRLLRLFFVLLFGWIYQGRLKVCPGSSWQVCQHWVWSAGLSAPNARNPLHRSRSARTG, encoded by the coding sequence ATGTACCGGAGGCACAATAACGGTCAGATCTCAATCAAGGAGTTCCACCTGCCATTTGGCGGCACACTTGATCCCGAGAATCGCTGGGTTCAACTGGAGGGGCTGATCCCATGGGATGAGCTGGAAGAAACCTATGCCCCTCAATTCAGCGCCACAATTGGCGCTCCAGCCAAATCAGTGAGAATGGCCTTTGGCGCTCTCTACATCAAACAGAAGTTAGGGCTCACCGACGAAGAGACAGTCCATCAGATCAGAGAGAACGCCTATATTCAGTTCTTTCTCGGCTTTGCGGGCTACACAGCTAAGGCACCGTTTGATGCCTCGATGATGGTGCACTTTCGCAAGCGTTTTTCTGACGAGGATCTGCGCCGTATCAACGAGCTGGTGGTGCAGCGCGGCAAAGAGATCCTTCTGGAAGCACTTGCTCAGGCAGCAGACGATGACGACCATGATGATCGTGATTCCAGTGGAGGAGGCGCTCAGCTAGAACTTGATGCGTTGATCAAGCCTGCTGACTGGCCAGAAGGAAAGAATTGGGGCACTCTCACGATTGATGCCAGTTGCACTCCAGCCGACATCACCTATCCCAGAGACCTCAAGCTCCTCAACGAGGCTCGCACAACGACCGAGCGAGTCATTGATGATCTGTGCAGTCAGTCATCGGGATTCAGGAGACATCGACCTCGCTACGACCGTGGCCTTGCTCGTGCTCATTTCCTGAGAGTGGCGAAGCAAAAACGACCACGTCGCCGCAAAGTGAAGGCTGCCATTAAACATCAGCTTGGCTATGTGCGGCAGAATCTCAAGGCCATTGATGCTCTGATCGGCTGCGGGGCAAGGCTTTCCGAGCTTAAGAGGCATTGGTGGCAGAAGTTGTTGGCCTGCAGCGAGTTGGAGCGGCAACAGGGCCTTCTGCTCGCCTCTCAGACCAACAGCATTCCAGACCGCCTGGTGAATCTTGTGCAGACCCATATCCGCCCAATGGTGCGAGGCAAAGCACGTGCTGCGGTGGAGTTTGGAGCCAAAATCAGTGTTTCGGTTCAAAACGGCTTTCCGTTCTTGCACCGCATAAGCTGGAACCCCTACAACGAAGGAGAAGACCTTATCGCTCAGGCGGAAAAATACAAGCTGGATACAGGATCTTACCCAGAGCGAATCTGCGCCGACCGGATTTATATCACGGCCAAGAATAGGCATTTCTGCACGAGGAACGGTATTCGCCTCTCCGGCAAGCGATTGGGTCGCCCGCCCAAGGATCCTGATGTCACCACTGCACACAAGCACCAGCTCCGATCTGATCAAGCTCGACGCAATGAAGTGGAAGGCGTCTTTGGCTCTGGAAAGCGCAAGTATTCCCTGGATCTGATCATGGCTCGTCTACCAGCTGGTGCCGAATCCTCCATCTCGATGGCCTTTGTCGTGATGTGCGCGGAAAAGGTCTTGAGGCTGCTGCGCCTCTTTTTTGTCCTTCTTTTTGGGTGGATCTACCAGGGTCGCCTAAAAGTCTGTCCTGGTAGCTCTTGGCAGGTCTGCCAGCATTGGGTTTGGTCGGCGGGTCTCAGTGCCCCCAATGCCCGAAACCCGCTCCACCGGAGTCGATCAGCCCGCACCGGATGA
- a CDS encoding ISAs1 family transposase, with translation MPETRSTGVDQPAPDDLISFLKAIPDGRYRRGVRYPQWFLLLVAVLGILSGCRSSRDLEAFARRHREALNQALGLNFKRWPSDATFLYLFNKAHLQEFGQVLQAWMISQVPSGATGLDQLVCDGKTLRGSAVETEDGSHRFVAQVTVYARALGVALAQTTYDTHESSERAALKELLSSLDLDGVLIQADALHTTQAFFAGASPRGPTCS, from the coding sequence ATGCCCGAAACCCGCTCCACCGGAGTCGATCAGCCCGCACCGGATGACCTGATCAGCTTCCTCAAGGCCATCCCGGATGGGCGTTACCGCCGCGGGGTGCGTTACCCGCAGTGGTTCCTGCTGCTGGTGGCTGTGCTCGGGATCCTGAGCGGCTGCCGCAGCTCCCGTGATCTGGAGGCCTTTGCCCGGCGGCACCGTGAGGCACTCAACCAGGCGCTGGGCCTGAATTTCAAGCGCTGGCCCTCCGATGCCACCTTCCTCTACCTGTTCAACAAGGCCCACCTGCAGGAGTTTGGCCAGGTGCTGCAGGCCTGGATGATCAGCCAGGTCCCAAGCGGGGCAACGGGTCTGGATCAGCTGGTGTGTGATGGCAAGACCCTGCGCGGCTCTGCCGTGGAGACAGAAGACGGCAGTCACCGGTTTGTCGCCCAGGTCACGGTGTACGCCCGGGCCCTTGGCGTCGCCCTGGCCCAGACGACCTATGACACCCACGAATCCAGTGAGCGTGCGGCGCTGAAAGAGCTGCTCAGCAGCCTGGATCTCGATGGCGTGTTGATCCAGGCGGATGCCCTGCACACGACGCAGGCGTTTTTCGCTGGTGCCTCTCCCAGGGGGCCGACGTGCTCCTGA